A window of the Haloquadratum walsbyi C23 genome harbors these coding sequences:
- a CDS encoding CoA-binding protein, protein MTIKEESTDKLIEQALTATTIAVIGCSTSPGKPAHDVPAYLIKYGYDIIPINPFAKQIFDTTAYDSLSAVPDDYTIDVINVFRPSEEVASIVESVIERHTQVGDSEIIWLQRGIRDNAAASKASKTGIDVVQDRCLKVAHEAHTKADSDALG, encoded by the coding sequence ATGACAATAAAAGAGGAGTCGACAGATAAACTCATTGAACAAGCGCTGACAGCAACAACGATTGCTGTTATTGGATGTTCAACGTCGCCAGGGAAACCAGCACATGACGTCCCTGCGTATCTTATCAAATACGGATACGATATCATTCCGATTAATCCGTTTGCAAAACAGATTTTCGACACCACAGCGTATGATTCACTCTCGGCTGTTCCAGATGACTACACAATCGATGTTATCAATGTTTTTCGGCCGAGCGAGGAGGTAGCAAGTATCGTTGAGTCGGTGATTGAACGACATACTCAGGTTGGTGATTCGGAAATCATCTGGTTGCAGCGTGGGATTAGAGATAATGCAGCAGCATCAAAAGCAAGCAAAACAGGAATTGATGTTGTCCAGGACCGCTGTCTCAAAGTTGCACATGAAGCGCACACAAAAGCTGATTCTGATGCACTAGGTTGA
- a CDS encoding geranylgeranylglycerol-phosphate geranylgeranyltransferase, with the protein MDTHVRGTIRGAIDLMRIGNAVAAGVLTFTGAFVAGGFAVTTAHVTGAVAATIFATAAGNAINDYFDRAIDKINRPMRPIPRGAISERGAIVFSGFLFVAAVVSTSVLPLIAIVLALMNLLALVAYTELFKGLPGVGNAIVAYLTGSTFLFGAAAIGRITDFGVVVLFILAALATATREIIKDIEDLDGDREEGLQTLPIVIGVTPAYRVATGVLLAAVIASIVPYVIGIFGIWYLTLVVPADMIMLIGVWQAPDNPTQGQQLLKRGMFVAAAAFVVGRAVVVAGI; encoded by the coding sequence ATGGATACTCATGTCCGGGGGACAATCCGTGGGGCTATTGACCTGATGCGGATTGGGAACGCGGTCGCAGCGGGTGTCCTCACATTTACTGGGGCATTCGTCGCCGGAGGGTTCGCAGTGACAACTGCTCATGTAACCGGTGCTGTTGCGGCAACGATATTCGCAACTGCGGCTGGAAATGCGATTAATGACTATTTCGATCGGGCAATTGACAAAATTAATCGCCCAATGAGACCAATTCCTCGTGGAGCTATCAGTGAGCGAGGAGCTATTGTATTCAGTGGATTCTTGTTTGTTGCTGCAGTCGTCTCAACGTCGGTGCTTCCGCTGATTGCGATTGTGCTTGCGCTGATGAATCTACTCGCATTAGTCGCATATACCGAGTTATTCAAGGGTCTTCCTGGTGTTGGAAATGCGATTGTTGCATATCTTACTGGTTCAACATTTTTATTTGGAGCCGCAGCGATTGGTCGGATAACCGATTTTGGTGTCGTTGTTCTGTTTATTTTGGCTGCTCTCGCAACAGCGACCAGAGAGATTATTAAAGATATTGAGGATCTTGACGGTGATCGTGAAGAAGGACTTCAGACACTACCGATTGTGATTGGAGTGACACCTGCATATCGCGTTGCAACAGGAGTGCTTTTAGCTGCTGTCATCGCAAGCATAGTGCCATACGTTATAGGCATTTTTGGGATATGGTATCTTACTTTGGTCGTGCCTGCAGATATGATTATGTTGATTGGAGTATGGCAGGCGCCTGACAACCCCACACAAGGGCAACAGCTACTAAAGCGCGGGATGTTCGTCGCAGCAGCAGCATTTGTTGTTGGGCGGGCTGTGGTCGTTGCTGGAATATGA
- a CDS encoding ion transporter, producing MTRTTLVFGKLLTEPGEDWGVSVSYLTYGLTVVFLGLYIFGTFEYADQYSSVLPAVEFGLAVFFLFEYISRIDYADDTWAELRSPYAIADLLAVIPALLIFIFPAAGQLAVLRSVQILRVFRFLRLGLENRRVFDYSLTARQVVVAEAMTAIAVIVNLHAGIVYELEKGVNPQFQNFADAFYYSRYFTNGVMGRINPVN from the coding sequence ATGACACGGACAACCTTGGTTTTCGGGAAACTGTTGACCGAACCTGGGGAAGACTGGGGCGTGTCTGTGTCATACCTCACGTACGGGCTGACTGTCGTCTTTCTCGGGCTGTATATCTTCGGAACGTTTGAGTATGCAGACCAATACTCGTCGGTGTTACCTGCAGTCGAGTTCGGTTTGGCTGTGTTCTTTCTGTTTGAATACATATCTCGAATAGATTATGCCGATGATACGTGGGCGGAACTGAGGAGTCCATACGCGATTGCCGACCTCTTGGCCGTTATCCCCGCGCTGTTGATTTTCATCTTTCCCGCAGCCGGACAACTGGCTGTTCTGCGAAGCGTACAGATTCTGCGAGTGTTCCGATTCTTGCGACTTGGTCTCGAAAACAGGAGAGTATTCGATTATTCACTCACAGCCAGACAAGTGGTCGTTGCGGAGGCTATGACGGCCATCGCGGTTATCGTAAATCTACACGCGGGAATCGTATACGAACTCGAAAAGGGCGTGAATCCACAGTTTCAGAACTTTGCCGATGCGTTCTACTACTCTCGGTACTTCACGAACGGTGTAATGGGCCGAATTAATCCGGTGAATTAA
- a CDS encoding potassium channel family protein: MTTTGFGNVVPQTRLGQTVTSVGLILAITIIPWIVFRGRKGKIRGNSCPRCRSEGHKTEANYCYECGEDLSTEGFSISIED; the protein is encoded by the coding sequence CTGACGACGACTGGATTCGGCAACGTCGTCCCACAGACGCGCCTCGGACAGACCGTCACTTCCGTCGGATTGATTTTAGCCATCACTATTATTCCCTGGATTGTCTTTCGGGGTCGCAAAGGCAAAATTCGAGGCAACAGCTGTCCTCGGTGCCGCTCAGAGGGACACAAAACCGAGGCGAATTACTGCTACGAGTGTGGAGAGGACCTCTCCACTGAGGGATTCTCGATAAGCATAGAAGATTAG
- a CDS encoding FKBP-type peptidyl-prolyl cis-trans isomerase, whose amino-acid sequence MTISTGDSVTIEYTARTGDGTVFDTSRQSIATKTGLTETQPDREYEAFTFEVGGGMVIEGLDEALIGLEEGARSTVTVSPKRAYGEWKQSRVREYDADNVEIAGGTIEKGSRVKSDDGTVAKITHAGPDTVRVDHNNPLAGNTVQFEVEIVSVTTA is encoded by the coding sequence ATGACAATATCTACTGGCGACTCTGTGACGATTGAGTATACTGCTCGGACAGGCGATGGTACTGTTTTCGACACTTCACGTCAGTCAATTGCAACAAAAACGGGGCTCACTGAGACACAACCCGACCGCGAGTATGAAGCATTTACATTCGAAGTTGGAGGCGGAATGGTCATCGAAGGACTTGATGAGGCATTGATTGGACTTGAGGAGGGGGCTCGTTCCACTGTTACCGTCTCACCGAAGAGAGCATACGGTGAATGGAAACAAAGCCGCGTTCGCGAATATGATGCAGATAATGTTGAGATAGCTGGTGGTACCATTGAGAAGGGTTCGCGTGTCAAATCTGATGATGGCACCGTTGCAAAAATCACACACGCTGGTCCGGATACCGTCCGAGTTGATCATAATAATCCACTTGCTGGCAATACGGTCCAATTTGAGGTTGAAATCGTTAGTGTAACCACCGCATGA